The following are encoded in a window of Mycobacterium sp. ELW1 genomic DNA:
- a CDS encoding acyl-CoA carboxylase subunit beta: protein MTSVTEPASGHTIDIHTTAGKLADLRQRAEESLHPVGDTAVEKVHAKGKLTARERILALLDEGSFVELDALARHRSTNFGLQENRPVGDGVVTGYGTIDGREVCIFSQDATVFGGSLGEVYGEKIVKVQELALKTGRPLIGINDGAGARIQEGVVSLGLYSRIFHNNIKASGVIPQISLIMGAAAGGHVYSPALTDFVIMVDQTSQMFITGPDVIKTVTGEDVTMEDLGGAHTHMAKSGTVHYVASGEQDALDYVRDLLSYLPPNNYAEPPRYPAPPHPGAIEDNLTDEDLELDTLIPDSPNQPYDMHEVITRILDDDEFLEVQAGYAQNIVVGFGRIDGRPVGIVANQPTQFAGCLDINASEKAARFVRTCDCFNIPIVMLVDVPGFLPGTEQEYNGIIRRGAKLLYAYGEATVAKITVITRKAYGGAYCVMGSKDMGCDVNIAWPTAQIAVMGASGAVGFVYRKDLKEAASEGKDVDALRLELQQTYEDTLVNPYIAAERGYVDAVIPPSHTRGYISTALRLLERKIAQVPPKKHGNIPL, encoded by the coding sequence ATGACGAGCGTTACGGAACCGGCCTCGGGCCACACGATCGACATCCACACCACCGCTGGCAAGCTGGCCGATCTTCGTCAGCGCGCCGAGGAATCGCTGCACCCGGTCGGCGACACCGCTGTGGAGAAGGTCCACGCCAAGGGCAAGCTCACCGCTCGCGAACGCATCCTGGCCCTGCTCGACGAGGGGTCGTTCGTCGAGCTCGACGCGCTGGCCCGGCATCGCAGCACCAACTTCGGGTTGCAGGAGAATCGTCCGGTCGGCGACGGCGTGGTGACCGGGTACGGCACCATCGACGGCCGCGAGGTCTGCATCTTCAGCCAGGACGCCACGGTGTTCGGCGGCAGCCTCGGCGAGGTCTACGGCGAGAAGATCGTCAAGGTCCAGGAGCTCGCTCTCAAGACCGGTCGCCCCTTGATCGGCATCAACGACGGCGCGGGCGCCCGCATCCAGGAGGGTGTGGTCTCGCTCGGCCTCTACAGCCGGATCTTCCACAACAACATCAAGGCTTCCGGCGTGATCCCACAGATCTCGCTGATCATGGGTGCGGCAGCCGGCGGCCACGTCTACTCCCCCGCGCTCACCGACTTCGTGATCATGGTCGACCAAACCAGCCAGATGTTCATCACCGGACCCGACGTCATCAAGACCGTCACCGGCGAGGACGTCACCATGGAGGATCTGGGCGGCGCCCACACCCACATGGCCAAGTCCGGCACCGTGCACTACGTCGCCTCCGGCGAGCAGGACGCGCTGGATTACGTGCGCGATCTGCTGAGCTACCTGCCGCCCAACAACTACGCCGAGCCGCCGCGGTACCCGGCGCCCCCGCACCCGGGCGCGATCGAGGACAACCTCACCGACGAGGACCTCGAGCTCGACACGCTGATCCCGGACTCGCCCAACCAGCCGTACGACATGCACGAGGTGATCACCCGCATCCTCGACGACGACGAGTTCCTGGAGGTCCAGGCGGGCTACGCCCAGAACATCGTCGTCGGGTTCGGGCGGATCGACGGGCGCCCGGTCGGCATCGTCGCCAACCAGCCCACCCAGTTCGCCGGCTGCCTGGACATCAACGCCTCCGAGAAGGCTGCCCGGTTCGTGCGCACCTGCGACTGCTTCAACATTCCGATCGTGATGCTGGTCGATGTGCCGGGCTTCCTGCCGGGCACCGAGCAGGAGTACAACGGCATCATCCGCCGCGGCGCCAAGCTGCTCTACGCCTACGGCGAGGCCACCGTCGCCAAGATCACCGTCATCACCCGCAAGGCCTACGGCGGCGCGTACTGCGTCATGGGCTCCAAGGACATGGGCTGCGACGTCAACATCGCCTGGCCGACAGCCCAGATCGCGGTCATGGGTGCTTCGGGCGCGGTCGGCTTCGTCTACCGCAAGGACCTCAAGGAAGCAGCGAGCGAGGGCAAGGACGTGGACGCCCTGCGCCTGGAGCTGCAGCAGACCTACGAGGACACCCTGGTGAACCCGTACATCGCCGCCGAGCGCGGCTACGTCGACGCGGTGATCCCGCCGTCGCACACCCGCGGGTACATCTCGACCGCCCTGCGGCTGCTGGAGCGCAAGATCGCTCAGGTGCCGCCGAAGAAGCACGGAAACATTCCACTGTGA
- a CDS encoding GtrA family protein: protein MSFADATIARLPRPIRPFAERHHELIKFAIVGATTFIIDSAIFYTLKLTILEPKPVTAKVIAGIVAVIASYVLNREWSFRNRGGRERHHEALLFFGVSGVGVLLSMAPLWFSSYVLELRVPHVSLTNENIADFISAYVLGNLLQMAFRFWAFRRWVFPDEFGPSHDKGLESTLTGGGFAEAMEDEYEAGATVTPLRRRRASRQLGDSSEPRVSKTS, encoded by the coding sequence GTGTCTTTTGCTGATGCCACCATCGCTCGGCTGCCCCGACCGATCCGGCCCTTCGCCGAGCGGCATCACGAGCTCATCAAGTTCGCGATCGTCGGCGCCACGACGTTCATCATCGACTCCGCGATCTTCTACACGCTGAAGCTGACGATCCTCGAGCCCAAGCCGGTCACCGCCAAGGTGATCGCGGGCATCGTCGCGGTGATCGCCTCCTACGTGCTGAACCGGGAGTGGAGCTTCCGGAACCGCGGCGGCCGCGAACGTCACCATGAGGCGTTGCTGTTCTTCGGGGTCAGCGGTGTCGGCGTGCTGCTGAGCATGGCCCCGTTGTGGTTCTCCAGCTACGTGCTGGAGCTGCGGGTGCCGCACGTCTCACTGACCAACGAGAACATCGCGGACTTCATCTCCGCCTACGTGCTGGGCAACCTGCTGCAGATGGCGTTCCGGTTCTGGGCGTTCCGGCGCTGGGTCTTCCCCGACGAGTTCGGCCCCAGCCACGACAAGGGGCTGGAATCCACCCTCACCGGCGGCGGCTTCGCCGAGGCGATGGAGGACGAGTACGAGGCGGGTGCCACCGTCACGCCGCTGCGACGCCGGCGCGCGTCGCGTCAGCTGGGCGACTCTTCCGAGCCCAGAGTGTCGAAAACTTCGTGA
- a CDS encoding 5-(carboxyamino)imidazole ribonucleotide synthase, with protein MMAVSKRPTPPIVAMVGGGQLARMTHQAAIALGQSLRVLAVSPDDPAAQVTPYVVIGAHTDLDALRRAAAGASALTFDHEHVPTELLDTLVAEGVTVAPPPEALVHAQDKLVMRRKLADLGAPIPRFTAVSGVDDVDAFAAAVGGPVVIKTVRGGYDGRGVVLARDLAHAREAVAGYLADGVPVLLEERVSMRRELAALVARSPFGQGAAWPIVETVQRDGICVTVLAPAPGLSEDLAAEAEQLGLRLAGELGVVGVLAVELFETTDGTLLVNELAMRPHNSGHWTMDGSVTSQFEQHVRAVLDYPLGDTRPIAPVTVMANVLGAPQAPAMSVDERLHHLFGRIPEAKVHLYGKAERPGRKVGHVNIVGAADGDVNRVRERAERAAHWLSHAQWNDGWDGHSAND; from the coding sequence ATGATGGCCGTGTCGAAGCGCCCCACACCCCCTATCGTCGCCATGGTCGGCGGCGGACAGCTGGCCAGGATGACCCACCAGGCGGCGATCGCCCTCGGACAGAGCCTGCGGGTCCTGGCTGTGAGCCCCGACGACCCCGCCGCTCAGGTGACCCCCTACGTCGTCATCGGCGCCCATACCGACCTCGATGCGCTGCGTCGCGCGGCCGCGGGCGCGTCGGCCCTGACCTTCGACCACGAGCACGTTCCCACCGAGCTGCTCGACACGCTGGTCGCCGAGGGTGTCACCGTGGCGCCACCCCCCGAAGCCCTGGTGCACGCCCAGGACAAGCTGGTGATGCGTCGCAAGCTGGCGGATCTCGGCGCGCCGATCCCGCGGTTCACCGCCGTCTCAGGGGTCGACGATGTCGACGCGTTCGCCGCCGCTGTCGGCGGGCCGGTGGTGATCAAGACCGTGCGTGGGGGTTACGACGGCCGCGGCGTGGTCCTGGCTCGTGATCTTGCCCACGCTCGGGAGGCCGTCGCCGGATACCTGGCCGACGGCGTGCCGGTGCTGCTCGAGGAACGGGTGTCGATGCGCCGCGAACTCGCGGCTCTGGTGGCGCGCTCCCCGTTCGGCCAGGGTGCGGCATGGCCGATCGTGGAGACCGTGCAGCGCGACGGCATCTGCGTCACCGTCCTCGCGCCCGCACCGGGCCTGTCCGAAGACCTGGCCGCCGAAGCCGAGCAGCTGGGGCTGCGGCTGGCCGGCGAGCTGGGCGTGGTCGGGGTGCTGGCCGTCGAACTGTTCGAGACCACTGACGGCACCCTGCTGGTCAACGAGTTGGCGATGCGGCCGCACAACTCCGGACACTGGACCATGGACGGATCGGTGACCAGCCAGTTCGAACAGCACGTCCGGGCGGTCCTGGACTATCCGCTCGGCGACACCCGGCCGATCGCGCCGGTGACGGTGATGGCCAACGTGTTGGGCGCGCCGCAGGCTCCCGCGATGAGCGTCGACGAGCGTCTGCATCACCTGTTCGGCCGGATCCCGGAGGCCAAGGTTCACCTGTACGGCAAGGCTGAACGGCCTGGTCGCAAGGTGGGTCACGTCAACATCGTCGGTGCGGCGGACGGTGATGTGAACCGGGTACGTGAACGGGCGGAACGGGCGGCACACTGGTTGTCGCACGCGCAATGGAACGACGGATGGGACGGGCATTCCGCCAATGACTGA
- a CDS encoding biotin--[acetyl-CoA-carboxylase] ligase has product MSRAPLNLAALSALPVRRIDVVETTGSTNADLLARHASGEDIRGAVLLAEHQSAGRGRNGRSWSAPPRSQIALSIGVGADGVPPESWGWLPLLTGIALVDAITATTGIEAAVKWPNDVLVGSGKLAGILAEVAAPDPVIVVGLGLNVTLTPDEAPDPRATSLQMLGATELDRDALTAAILRELTARIEKWQTTPGPDPALVEDYRRRSSTLGSQVRAIMPGDHEITGTAVDVDLLGRLRIDTGTEVITVSAGDITHLRPAG; this is encoded by the coding sequence GTGAGCCGCGCCCCGTTGAATCTCGCAGCCCTGTCCGCACTTCCGGTGCGCCGCATCGACGTCGTGGAAACCACCGGGTCGACCAACGCCGACCTGCTGGCCCGGCACGCCTCCGGCGAGGACATTCGAGGCGCGGTGCTGCTCGCCGAGCACCAGAGCGCCGGCCGTGGCCGCAATGGCCGCAGCTGGTCGGCTCCGCCACGATCCCAGATCGCCCTGTCGATCGGCGTCGGCGCCGACGGCGTCCCCCCGGAGAGTTGGGGCTGGCTGCCGTTGCTCACCGGGATAGCACTGGTCGATGCCATCACGGCGACCACCGGCATCGAGGCCGCCGTGAAGTGGCCCAATGACGTCCTGGTGGGGTCCGGCAAGCTCGCCGGCATCCTGGCCGAGGTGGCCGCACCCGATCCGGTCATCGTGGTGGGCCTGGGGCTCAACGTCACGCTGACGCCCGACGAGGCGCCCGACCCGCGAGCGACCTCACTGCAGATGCTGGGCGCCACCGAGCTCGACCGCGATGCGCTGACCGCCGCGATCCTGCGCGAACTGACCGCCCGGATCGAAAAGTGGCAAACCACACCGGGACCCGACCCGGCACTCGTCGAGGACTACCGGCGGCGCAGCAGCACCCTGGGCAGCCAGGTGCGGGCCATCATGCCCGGCGATCACGAAATCACCGGCACCGCAGTCGATGTCGACTTACTCGGCCGGCTTCGCATCGACACGGGCACCGAGGTCATCACGGTGTCGGCGGGCGATATCACCCACCTGAGACCGGCCGGCTAG
- a CDS encoding acyl-CoA carboxylase subunit epsilon produces MTKHEDITELSDPRDITLDNPEPLTPEIRIERGNPSDEDIAALVTVLAAASGGNAGPGPQELNLWGHPVDKLRYSIHSWNQVTLLERTHMRR; encoded by the coding sequence ATGACCAAGCACGAGGACATCACCGAACTCAGCGACCCGCGGGACATCACGCTCGACAACCCGGAGCCGCTGACTCCCGAGATCCGCATCGAGAGGGGCAACCCGAGCGACGAGGACATCGCCGCTCTGGTGACCGTGCTGGCCGCCGCCAGTGGCGGCAATGCCGGCCCGGGTCCGCAGGAGCTCAACCTGTGGGGTCATCCGGTCGACAAGCTGCGTTACTCGATCCACAGCTGGAATCAGGTGACCTTGTTGGAGCGGACCCACATGCGCCGATGA
- a CDS encoding PH domain-containing protein, protein MGYPENVLAANEQVVLHRHPHWKRLVGPILVLLIATILAAFVSALVNNTNWDPTAKKVLFGVIAAIWVILVGWLTLWKFFNWLTTHFVITDRRVMFRHGLLTRSGIDIPLARINSVEFRHGLLDRMLRTGTLIIESASQDPLEFHDIPRVERVHSLLYHEVFDTLGSEESPS, encoded by the coding sequence ATGGGATATCCCGAGAACGTGCTGGCCGCGAACGAACAGGTCGTGCTGCATCGCCACCCGCACTGGAAGCGGCTGGTCGGTCCGATCCTGGTGCTGCTGATCGCCACGATCCTGGCGGCCTTCGTGTCCGCGCTGGTCAACAACACCAACTGGGACCCCACCGCCAAGAAGGTGCTGTTCGGGGTCATCGCCGCGATCTGGGTGATCCTGGTCGGCTGGCTGACGTTGTGGAAGTTCTTCAATTGGCTCACAACGCATTTCGTGATCACGGACCGCCGGGTGATGTTCCGGCACGGGCTGCTGACCCGGTCGGGTATCGACATCCCGCTGGCGCGGATCAACAGTGTGGAGTTCCGTCACGGCCTACTCGACCGCATGTTGCGCACCGGCACCCTGATCATCGAGTCGGCGAGCCAAGATCCCCTGGAGTTCCACGACATTCCCCGCGTGGAGCGGGTGCATTCACTGCTGTATCACGAAGTTTTCGACACTCTGGGCTCGGAAGAGTCGCCCAGCTGA
- a CDS encoding sulfurtransferase produces the protein MPLPADPSPTLKDYAHPERLVTADWLSAHLGTPGLAIVESDEDVLLYDIGHIPGAVKIDWHTDLNDPQVRDYVTGAQFAELMNRKGISRDDTVVIYGDKSNWWAAYALWVFTLFGHQDVRLLNGGRDLWISDGRDTTLDVPTKAGSGYPVVERNDAAIRAYKDDVLASLGHSTLIDVRSPQEYTGERTHMPDYPEEGALRGGHIPTAVSVPWAKAAEDSGRFRKRAELEDVYSFATAAPNIPIIAYCRIGERSSHTWFVLTYLLGIPGVRNYDGSWTEWGNTVRVPIVAGAEPGSAPGAS, from the coding sequence GTGCCGCTTCCCGCAGATCCCAGCCCCACCCTGAAGGACTACGCCCACCCGGAGCGCCTGGTCACCGCCGACTGGCTGTCGGCGCACCTCGGCACCCCCGGGCTGGCCATCGTGGAGTCCGACGAAGACGTGTTGCTCTATGACATCGGCCATATCCCGGGCGCGGTCAAGATCGACTGGCACACCGATCTCAACGATCCGCAGGTGCGCGACTACGTCACCGGCGCGCAATTCGCCGAGCTGATGAACCGCAAGGGCATCTCCCGCGACGACACCGTCGTCATCTACGGCGACAAGAGCAACTGGTGGGCCGCCTACGCACTGTGGGTCTTCACCCTCTTCGGCCACCAGGATGTCCGGCTGCTCAACGGCGGCCGGGACCTGTGGATCTCCGATGGCCGCGACACCACCCTCGACGTCCCCACCAAGGCCGGTTCCGGCTACCCGGTGGTCGAACGCAACGATGCCGCGATCCGCGCCTACAAGGACGATGTGCTTGCGTCCCTGGGCCATTCGACGCTGATCGACGTGCGCTCTCCTCAGGAGTACACCGGCGAACGCACCCACATGCCGGACTATCCCGAAGAGGGCGCATTGCGTGGCGGCCACATCCCGACCGCCGTGTCGGTGCCGTGGGCCAAGGCCGCCGAGGACAGCGGCCGCTTCCGCAAACGCGCCGAACTCGAGGATGTGTATTCGTTCGCCACCGCGGCTCCGAACATCCCGATCATCGCCTACTGCCGCATCGGCGAGCGGTCCAGCCACACCTGGTTCGTGCTCACATACCTGTTGGGCATCCCCGGCGTTCGCAATTACGACGGGTCGTGGACCGAGTGGGGCAACACCGTACGAGTGCCGATCGTGGCCGGTGCTGAACCAGGATCAGCGCCCGGGGCATCGTGA
- the purE gene encoding 5-(carboxyamino)imidazole ribonucleotide mutase — translation MTDKPVVGLIMGSDSDWPVMEAAAEALAEFEVPFEVGVVSAHRTPGRMLDYARGAAARGIQVIIAGAGGAAHLPGMVASATALPVIGVPVPLAKLDGLDSLLSIVQMPAGVPVATVSIGGARNAGLLAVRILATSDVALRKRMESFQDDLEAQVLAKDRALRERLLGE, via the coding sequence ATGACTGATAAACCGGTGGTCGGGCTGATCATGGGTTCCGACAGCGACTGGCCCGTCATGGAGGCGGCGGCCGAGGCGCTGGCTGAGTTCGAGGTGCCGTTCGAGGTCGGCGTCGTCTCGGCGCATCGAACCCCGGGACGGATGCTGGACTACGCGCGCGGTGCGGCGGCCCGCGGCATCCAAGTGATCATCGCCGGCGCCGGTGGGGCGGCCCACCTGCCCGGGATGGTGGCCTCGGCCACGGCGCTGCCGGTGATCGGGGTGCCGGTGCCGCTGGCCAAGCTGGACGGCCTGGATTCGCTGTTGTCGATCGTGCAGATGCCCGCGGGTGTGCCGGTGGCCACCGTGTCGATCGGCGGCGCACGCAATGCGGGGCTGCTGGCGGTGCGCATCCTCGCCACGTCGGATGTCGCGCTGCGCAAGCGGATGGAGAGCTTCCAGGACGACTTGGAAGCCCAAGTGCTGGCGAAGGACCGTGCGCTCCGGGAGCGATTACTCGGTGAGTGA
- a CDS encoding nucleoside triphosphate pyrophosphatase, whose product MVTRVVLGSASSGRLRVLRNAGIDPLVVVSGVDEDAIVANLGADAEPGDVVTALAQAKAAAVHKVLDPDVASDCVVIGCDSMLYLDGELRGKPGTPEQAALQWDSMAGQVGLLYTGHCVIRVRHGAAAHTATQAEVTRVRFASPTAADLAAYIASGEPLQVAGAFTLDGLGGWFVDGIDGDPSNVVGLGLSVTRRLLSDVGLPIGDLWAANPVR is encoded by the coding sequence ATCGTGACCCGCGTAGTTCTCGGCTCGGCCTCATCTGGTCGTCTGCGGGTGCTGCGTAACGCAGGGATCGACCCGCTGGTCGTCGTCTCCGGTGTCGACGAGGACGCGATCGTGGCGAACCTGGGCGCCGATGCCGAGCCCGGCGACGTCGTCACCGCCCTGGCTCAGGCGAAAGCCGCTGCCGTACACAAGGTGCTCGATCCCGATGTCGCTTCGGATTGCGTTGTCATCGGCTGTGATTCGATGCTCTACCTCGACGGCGAACTCCGAGGCAAGCCTGGAACGCCCGAACAGGCTGCGTTGCAATGGGATTCGATGGCCGGCCAGGTTGGCCTGCTCTATACCGGGCACTGCGTGATCCGGGTGCGCCACGGCGCGGCGGCCCACACCGCGACGCAGGCGGAGGTGACCCGGGTCCGGTTCGCCAGCCCCACGGCGGCCGACTTGGCGGCCTACATCGCCAGTGGTGAACCGCTACAGGTTGCTGGCGCGTTCACGCTCGACGGCCTCGGCGGCTGGTTCGTCGACGGGATCGACGGCGATCCGTCCAACGTGGTCGGCCTGGGCCTGTCGGTGACGCGTCGGCTGCTGAGCGACGTCGGGCTGCCGATCGGCGACCTGTGGGCGGCTAATCCGGTCCGCTGA
- a CDS encoding SufE family protein, whose translation MPAALAEVVSDFADVQGQDKLKLLLEFADDLPDLPADLEEAAMEPVPECQSPLFLHVDASDTEHVRLFFSAPAEAPTTRGFASILAAGLDGQPKDDILAVPDDFYSELGLAALISPLRLRGMSAMLARIKRRLRATT comes from the coding sequence ATGCCCGCTGCGCTCGCCGAGGTCGTGTCCGACTTCGCCGACGTGCAGGGCCAGGACAAGCTCAAGCTGCTGCTGGAGTTTGCCGACGACCTTCCTGATCTGCCCGCCGACCTCGAAGAGGCGGCCATGGAACCGGTGCCGGAGTGCCAGTCGCCGCTGTTCCTGCATGTCGACGCCTCCGACACCGAGCACGTCCGGCTGTTCTTCAGCGCCCCCGCCGAGGCGCCGACCACTCGAGGCTTCGCGTCGATCCTGGCGGCGGGCCTCGACGGCCAGCCGAAGGACGACATTCTGGCCGTGCCCGACGATTTCTACTCCGAGCTGGGTTTGGCCGCGTTGATCAGTCCACTTCGGCTGCGCGGAATGTCGGCGATGCTGGCCAGGATCAAACGCCGTCTGCGTGCGACGACGTAG
- a CDS encoding acyl-CoA dehydrogenase, whose translation MAGNPDFDVFKLPEEHDELRTAIRALAEKEIAPYAADCDENSRFPQEALDALNASGFNAVHVPEEYGGQGADSVAACIVIEEVARVDASASLIPAVNKLGTMGLILRGSEELKKKVLPSIASGEAMASYALSEREAGSDAASMRTRAKADGDDWILNGAKAWITNGGKSSWYTVMAVTDPDKGANGISAFMVHIDDEGFTIGPKERKLGIKGSPTTELYFENCRIPGDRMVGEPGTGFKTALATLDHTRPTIGAQAVGIAQGALDAAIAYTKDRKQFGTSISDFQGVQFMLADMAMKVEAARLMVYSAAARAERGEPNLGFISAASKCFASDVAMEVTTDAVQLFGGAGYTVDFPVERMMRDAKITQIYEGTNQIQRVVMSRALLR comes from the coding sequence ATGGCTGGGAACCCCGATTTCGACGTATTCAAGTTGCCCGAGGAGCACGACGAGCTGCGGACCGCGATCCGCGCGCTGGCGGAGAAAGAGATCGCGCCGTACGCGGCCGACTGCGATGAGAACTCGCGCTTTCCGCAAGAGGCGCTGGACGCCCTGAACGCCTCGGGATTCAACGCGGTCCACGTGCCGGAGGAGTACGGCGGCCAGGGAGCGGACTCGGTGGCGGCGTGCATCGTCATCGAAGAGGTCGCCCGGGTCGACGCGTCGGCGTCGCTGATTCCCGCCGTCAACAAGCTGGGCACGATGGGGCTGATCCTGCGTGGGTCAGAAGAATTGAAGAAGAAGGTGTTGCCGTCGATCGCCTCCGGTGAGGCGATGGCGTCGTACGCACTCTCCGAGCGGGAGGCCGGCAGCGACGCGGCGTCGATGCGCACCAGGGCCAAGGCTGACGGTGACGACTGGATCCTCAACGGCGCCAAGGCGTGGATCACCAACGGCGGCAAGTCATCCTGGTACACCGTGATGGCGGTGACCGATCCCGACAAGGGCGCCAACGGTATCTCGGCGTTCATGGTGCACATCGACGACGAGGGCTTCACGATCGGGCCCAAGGAGCGCAAGCTCGGCATCAAGGGCTCGCCGACCACCGAGCTGTACTTCGAGAACTGTCGTATCCCGGGCGACCGGATGGTGGGGGAGCCCGGCACCGGCTTCAAGACCGCGTTGGCCACCCTCGACCACACCCGCCCGACGATCGGTGCGCAGGCGGTCGGTATCGCGCAGGGCGCGTTGGACGCGGCGATCGCATACACCAAGGACCGCAAGCAGTTCGGCACCTCGATCTCCGATTTCCAGGGTGTGCAGTTCATGCTGGCCGACATGGCGATGAAGGTCGAAGCGGCTCGGCTGATGGTGTACTCCGCCGCTGCCCGCGCCGAGCGCGGCGAGCCCAACCTGGGGTTCATCTCGGCGGCGTCGAAGTGCTTCGCCTCCGATGTCGCCATGGAGGTGACCACCGATGCCGTGCAGCTGTTCGGCGGTGCCGGCTACACGGTGGACTTCCCGGTGGAGCGGATGATGCGCGACGCCAAGATCACCCAGATCTACGAGGGCACCAACCAGATTCAGCGGGTTGTGATGTCCCGGGCGCTGCTGCGCTGA